In Stenotrophomonas sp. 610A2, one DNA window encodes the following:
- the holA gene encoding DNA polymerase III subunit delta, whose protein sequence is MELRPEQLASQIASQPLAPVYLIAGPELLRVIEAADAVRAKARADGIGEREVFDADGRDFDWGQLASSFNAPSLFSARRLVEVRLPNGKPGKEGAEVISDFCARPAPDVVLLITAGEWSKAHQGKWAEAVNKVGVLSVAWAIKPHELGDWIERRLRSKGLRADPGAVQRLSERVEGNLLAAAQEIDKLALLADGQSLDVAKMESLVADAARYDVFRLSEAAFSGQAAAVLRMVAGLRAEGEAVAALMPILIRELLITAGLARVQANGGNLAAEMKSKGIWESRQAPFKRALQRHPDPRRWERFVAEASQVDRMAKGRADGDPWLALERLLVALAEARAVRLLVRGVR, encoded by the coding sequence ATGGAGCTGCGACCGGAACAACTGGCCAGCCAGATAGCCTCCCAGCCCTTGGCGCCGGTGTATCTGATCGCCGGCCCAGAACTGCTGCGGGTGATTGAGGCCGCCGATGCGGTGCGCGCCAAGGCGCGTGCCGATGGTATTGGCGAGCGTGAAGTATTCGATGCCGATGGCCGCGACTTCGATTGGGGGCAGCTGGCTTCCAGCTTCAACGCGCCCAGCCTTTTCAGTGCGCGCCGTCTGGTGGAGGTGCGCCTGCCCAATGGCAAGCCGGGCAAAGAGGGCGCCGAGGTCATCAGCGACTTCTGCGCGCGGCCGGCGCCGGATGTGGTGCTGCTGATCACCGCTGGCGAATGGAGCAAGGCGCATCAGGGCAAATGGGCCGAGGCCGTCAACAAGGTTGGCGTGTTGTCGGTGGCCTGGGCGATCAAACCGCATGAACTGGGTGATTGGATCGAGCGGCGCCTGCGCAGCAAGGGCCTGCGTGCCGATCCGGGCGCCGTGCAGCGGCTGAGCGAGCGGGTTGAAGGCAACCTGCTGGCTGCAGCACAGGAAATCGACAAGCTGGCCTTGTTGGCGGATGGCCAATCGCTGGACGTGGCCAAGATGGAATCGTTGGTGGCTGATGCCGCGCGTTACGACGTGTTCCGTTTGAGCGAAGCCGCCTTCTCCGGGCAGGCAGCGGCGGTGCTGCGGATGGTCGCCGGCCTGCGCGCCGAGGGCGAGGCGGTCGCCGCGCTGATGCCGATCCTGATCCGCGAGCTGTTGATCACCGCCGGACTGGCGCGGGTTCAAGCTAATGGCGGCAATCTGGCTGCCGAAATGAAATCCAAGGGCATCTGGGAGTCGCGGCAGGCGCCGTTCAAGCGCGCCCTGCAGCGCCATCCCGACCCGCGCCGCTGGGAGCGCTTCGTCGCCGAGGCCTCGCAGGTGGATCGCATGGCCAAGGGCAGGGCGGACGGTGATCCCTGGCTTGCCCTCGAGCGACTGCTGGTCGCGCTGGCGGAGGCCCGGGCAGTGCGCCTGCTTGTCCGTGGCGTGCGCTGA
- the nadD gene encoding nicotinate-nucleotide adenylyltransferase, producing the protein MSIAALSPAAAGAAESLWLLYGGTFDPIHNGHLAIARCAAAELQVPVHLMPAADPPHRAPPGANAEQRTRMLELAVAGEPSLLVDKRELLRAELQPGVPSWTVDTLRDIRAQIGPQRPLAMLMGADSLLGLPSWHEWEHLLDLAHIVVAERPGSGLDGELPAELGQRLQTAWAGSADELATNPAGRVWRLRQPLHAESATVVREAIANGGQWRDLLPSPVAEYILAQGLYGCAARA; encoded by the coding sequence ATGAGTATCGCCGCGCTGTCGCCGGCAGCTGCTGGCGCAGCCGAGAGCCTGTGGCTGCTGTACGGCGGCACCTTCGATCCGATTCATAACGGTCACTTGGCCATCGCCCGCTGCGCGGCGGCCGAGCTGCAGGTGCCTGTGCACCTGATGCCGGCGGCCGATCCGCCGCACCGGGCACCGCCCGGCGCCAATGCGGAACAGCGCACGCGGATGCTGGAACTCGCTGTAGCGGGGGAACCCAGCCTGCTGGTCGACAAACGCGAGCTGTTGCGCGCCGAGCTGCAGCCGGGTGTGCCGTCGTGGACCGTGGATACCCTGCGCGACATCCGCGCCCAGATCGGGCCGCAACGCCCCTTGGCCATGCTGATGGGCGCTGACAGCCTGCTTGGCCTGCCCAGCTGGCATGAATGGGAACACCTGCTCGATCTGGCGCATATCGTGGTGGCTGAACGTCCTGGCAGCGGTCTGGATGGCGAGCTGCCAGCGGAGCTGGGCCAGCGCCTGCAAACCGCCTGGGCCGGTTCGGCCGACGAACTGGCCACCAACCCGGCCGGCCGGGTCTGGCGGCTGCGACAGCCGCTGCACGCCGAGTCGGCGACCGTGGTGCGTGAAGCCATTGCCAATGGCGGCCAATGGCGCGATCTGTTGCCTTCGCCGGTGGCTGAGTACATCCTTGCGCAAGGCCTTTATGGCTGTGCCGCGCGGGCGTGA
- a CDS encoding LPS-assembly lipoprotein LptE, whose translation MTRYLTALILAATLTGCGFHLRNKLALPADMPAVQVDSAVRYSELVKFLNRGLRSSGATVVEDGDTLPVAGKTPGVARLQIRSERWGDLPIAIDAQGRAQEYSLRYAVVFSFLRPDGSVIVPEQAVELSRDYVSPPQDATGTTTEREILADELRREMSASILRRIDSVVRADVEKALHAPTPAEAATDAPKPAQDAAGEVR comes from the coding sequence ATGACTCGATACCTGACTGCCCTGATTCTTGCCGCCACCCTCACCGGTTGTGGCTTCCATCTGCGTAACAAGCTCGCGTTGCCTGCCGATATGCCGGCGGTGCAGGTGGATTCGGCGGTGCGTTACAGCGAACTGGTCAAGTTCCTCAACCGCGGCCTGCGTTCTTCCGGCGCCACCGTGGTCGAAGACGGGGACACGCTGCCGGTCGCCGGCAAGACCCCCGGGGTTGCGCGCCTGCAGATCCGCTCCGAGCGTTGGGGCGACCTGCCCATTGCCATCGATGCCCAGGGCCGTGCCCAGGAATACAGCCTGCGCTACGCGGTGGTGTTCAGCTTCCTGCGACCGGATGGCAGCGTGATCGTGCCGGAACAGGCGGTGGAGCTGTCGCGTGACTACGTGTCGCCGCCGCAGGACGCCACCGGTACCACCACCGAACGCGAAATCCTGGCCGATGAGCTGCGCCGCGAAATGTCGGCCTCGATCCTGCGTCGTATCGACAGCGTGGTTCGCGCCGATGTGGAAAAGGCCCTGCATGCGCCGACGCCGGCCGAAGCTGCGACAGACGCGCCCAAGCCTGCGCAGGATGCTGCGGGTGAGGTGCGCTGA